The Salicibibacter halophilus DNA window ACAACGGGAAACCCGAAAGGTGTTGCCCACACCCATGGATGGGGCTATGCCCATGTGGAGACCGCGGCAAAAAATTGGTTGAACGTCAAGGAAGGGGATCTCGTTTGGGCGACAGCTGCACCCGGGTGGCAAAAGTGGATTTGGAGCCCTTTTCTCTCGACAATTACCCTTGGGGCAACGGCATTTGTCTATCACGGTGGATTCAAGCCGGAAGCTTTTTTAAAGATTTTAGAAAAAGAAAAAATAGAAGTTTTGTGCTGTACACCAACCGAATACCGCTTGATGGTCAGTGTCGATGATCTAACAAGCTATGACCTTTCGAACTTGAAAAGCGCTGTTTCTGCAGGCGAGCCTCTCAATCGACCAGTAATCGAAGCCTTTCAAAACGCTTTTAATATCAATGTTCGCGATGGCTATGGCCAAACTGAAAACACATTACTCGTAAGCATCCAAGAAGGCATGGAAATCAAACCGGGGTCTATGGGCACTCCGACACCGGGTAATCAAGTTGAAGTGATCAACGATGAAGGGGATGCTTCTCCAACGGGTGAAGTTGGGGATATTGCCGTTCATAAAGATTCTCCGGCCCTTTTTAAAGCGTATTATCGTGACCCGGAACGAACGAACGCAACTTATCGAGGCAATTGGTATTTAACCGGGGACCAAGCTTACCGGGATAAGGATGGATATTTTTGGTTTGTCGGCAGAAGTGATGACATCATCATTAGTGCCGGCTACACAATCGGTCCGTTCGAAGTGGAAGATGCTTTGGTCAAACACGAGGCTGTAAAAGAATGCGCGGTCGTCGGAGTTCCGGATGAAATCAGAGGAAGTGTTGTCAAAGCGTATGTTGTACTTCGAGAACCCGGAAATGTTGGCAACATAGAAGAATTTGTCAGCGAATTGCAGGACCATACGAAACGTTTAACCGCTCCCTATAAATATCCAAGAAAAATCGAGTTTATCGATGAATTGCCCAAAACGACCTCTGGAAAAATCAGGCGTGTCACACTTCGAAATGAAGCAAAAGAAACAACCTGATGAATTGTTAAAACCTCGCCGTTGTTTTAAAATAAAAATAGAAAGCGCTTGCATTTTTTAGAAGAGGTGAGGGGCCGATGCAAATGATTTCAAATGATCACGTCAAGCAATGGATGAAACTACATCCGGTTACACTGTCAAAAGAAGATACGTTGCAAGAAACGCTCGTGCTTTTCTCAGAAATTGCAGACAAGGAATTGCCTGTCGTGGCAGATGGTCATTTGCTCGGGGTCGTTACTTTACAAGATTGTGTGGCGCATGTAGATAAGGAAACAGACATTCATTCCATTATGAAAACGGATTATGAAGCTGTCAGTGATGATTTTTCATTAAATGATCAAAAGGCGGACGGGCGTCCGCTCTATGTCCTTCATGAAAAAACCGGAGCACTGGAAGGGGTTATCGGGCGGGAGGAAATGGTCGCTTATTATGAATACGTGCGAGAGCGGGAAAAAGGCGCCCAACAAACGATTCAATGGTTAAAGCTAGGGTTTGATACAGCTTATGAAGGGGTGGCCATCGTTGACGAAAAAGGAATCATTCAACTATTTAATGATGCCTATAGCCGCTATGTCGGGGTGAGCAAAGAAGAAGCGCTGGGACGCCCGGCGGCGGATGTCATTGAAAACTCACGCCTGCCGGTCGTTTTGAAAACTGGTGTCCCCGAACGCAGTCAGCCACACCGATTACAGGGACAAGAGTTGGTCGTCCACCGTTTGCCGATCTGGAAGGATGGGAGGGTGATCGGCGCGGTCGGGATACTCGTCTATGAAGGGGTTTCCGAGATCCAACAAGTCCTTCAGCGTATGGAACTTTTGCATACAAATGAAACGCAGACAAAAAAACAAGTGCAAACACGATCAACGGTCAAACGTTCGGTCCACTTTGAAGATATCATCGGGGAAAGCCCTGCGATTTCTAAGGCAAAAAAAATCAGCCGAAAGGCGGCACAAACAAAGGCAGCGGTGTTAATTACCGGAGAAACAGGCGTAGGTAAAGAACCATTTGCCCATGCCATTCACGATATGGGAAACAGAAACGAAAGCCCTTTTGTCGCCGTCAACTGTGCGGCAATTCCGGAGAGCCTTCTGGAGTCGGAGCTATTCGGTTATATGAAGGGAGCGTTCACCGGCACGCGCAATGACGGCAAGCCGGGCAAAATCGAACTGGCCAATGGCGGGACCTTGTTTTTGGATGAAATCGGAGATATGCCGCTCACTACACAAGCAAAAATCTTGCGGGTACTTCAAGAAAAAGAGGTCGACCGCGTCGGCGGTACCGCCCCGATTCCCGTAGATTTTCGCTTGATCGCGGCAACGAACAAAGATCTTAAAAAGCTGATAGAAGAAAATAAGTTTCGGGAGGATCTGTATTATCGCTTGCATGTAATGCCCCTTCACATCGCGTCTTTAAGGGAGCGAAAACAGGATATTCCATTGATTATAGCCGATCAACTTCCGAAATTAAGTGCAGAAAATGAAACAAGGGAAACAACCATTGATAAAGAAGTACTGGAAAGAATGTTTCAATACCATTGGCCGGGAAATGTTCGGGAGCTTCTAAACGTGCTCGAGCGAATGTTTCATTTATGCGAGGCTGACCACATTCGTGTCGAAGACTTGCCGGAAGACTTCAGGGAACAACCTCAAATGACTGAATCTTTAAGCGAATGGCATAAAAGAAAACAACAACAGGAACACAAACTCGAGCAAAAGCAGATCGAAAAGGTGTTGGAAGAAGTTAACGGCAATAAATCAAAGGCAGCAAAACGATTAGGCATCTCGCGGGCAACGCTATATAATAAACTTTCTCGTTTTAATGTATAAGTGTCTAAACAGTTATACAAATAATGTCGCGTAGACAAAGCGTGATCGAAGGGTAATGGATGGCACAATTATTGCAATAGATGTATGGAAAGGGGGGGTTGATGATGGGAACAAGATTAACAGGGGTGCCCTGGCGGGAGGACCTTCTCGCCGAACCCGACATCTTCACGCCGGAAGATTTGACCGAAGACGAGGTCATGGTCGCGAAAACGACGGAAAAATTCGTCGATCAGCAGATTCTTCCGAATGCAGAGAGCTTGGAACAGCATGATTATCAAGTGGAACGGGAAACGTTTGCGGCCGCGGGCGAACTTGGACTTTTAGCCATTGAAATACCGGAAGCTTACGGAGGACTCGAACTAGGCAAACACGTCGCCGGACTGGTTGCCGAAAATATCGGGAACGGTGGCGGTTCATTTAGTGTCGCCTATAACATTCACTCGGGTGTCGGTACGTCCCCTTATATCAACTATGGCAATGACGAACAAAAGCAAAAATATCTCTCGCGGCTGGGTAGCGGAGCTTGGGTCGGTGCGTACGCATTAACGGAGCCATCTGCGGGTTCCGACGCGCTGAAAGGAAAAGCGAAAGCGGTATGGAACGAAGACAAGGATGCTTGGATATTGACAGGCGAAAAGCAATGGATTACGAATGCCCATCTTGCCAACGTCTATGTCGTTTTCGCCAACACAGATTCTGGAATGACCACCTTTATCGTGGAAAGGGAAATGAAAGGCGTATCGGTCGGACCGGAAGAAAAGAAGATGGGAATTAATGGCACATCAACCGCCACTCTTATCCTCGATGAGGTAGCGGTTCCGCGAGAAAATGTACTCGGGGACATTGGCAAAGGACACAAAATTGCAATGAACACCCTCAACGTGGCGCGTTTGAAATTGGCTTTTGCGAATTTGGGCACGTCGAAACGCGCGCTGGAACTTAGTGTAAATTATGGAAAAGAACGAAAGCAATTTCAGCGTCTCCTCGTTGATTTTCCAATGATCCGGGAAAAAATCACGAATATGAACCTCGCGATCTTTGGTCTTGAAAGCCTGGTCTATCAATCAGCAGCACGCATTGACGATGCATTGGAAAAAAACAGTAATGAGGATGCTTCAAAAGTTGTCGGACAATTTATCGCTGAGTGTGCATCCGCCAAAATTCAAGGATCGGAAGTTTTGGCAGCGGTTGCTGACGAAGCGGTCCAAATTCACGGCGGCTATGGTTTTATGCAAGAGTATGAAGTGGAGCGAATTTACCGTGATGCCAGAATCAGCCGTATTTTCGAAGGGACGAATGAAATCAACCGGTTGGCGGTGGCCAAATCTTTGTTTTCCCAATTTCACGATCGGCCGGCTGAGAAGCGAAGAGCCGGCAATCGGAATGCTCGCTTTATCGATGAAGCAGAACGACGTTTCGGCGAAATCATGCAAGCGCTGGCGGATATAGTTCGTGAAGATGTATTGGAAACCCAAGAATTCTCTCGTTTGGTCGCGGATATGTACAAAGAAATCTCTATCATGCGCGCGGCTTATTTACGCACTGAAAAAGCGGGAGACGGAGCAATGCTCAAGCAGCTAATGACGGACGTGATCTGCGAGGAAGGATATGAACGCGTAGAAGCGGCTGTGATTCGGCTTTGGAGCGCGGTTGCTGAAGATGAGGGAAAAGCAATGAGCGTGAAACTTCGTGCCCGGGAACATGTTCCGGAAGGGCAAAACATTATTAAGAAAAAACGTAATATAAGCGAATACGTCATCAACGCAGAAAAATATTGTACGTAAACGGGGGGATTTAAATGAAAAAAATCGGCTTTATCGGACTCGGAAACATGGGGATGCCTATGTCGGAAAACTTGTTGGATTCGGGATACGATGTATATGGGTTTGATGTGAACCATGAAGCAGAAACGCGCTTTGAAAAAGCCGGCGGACAGGTCGGACGTTCCATGGACGATTTGGCAAAATCTTGTGACGCCATTATTACCAGTTTGCCTTCGGTAGAAGCCTATGAATCTGTGTATCTCGGGGAAGACGGATTAATTCGAAACAGCCATAAGAACATTCTTCTTCTGGACACAAGCACCGTGGCTCCGGAAAGCAATAAAAAAGTGGCAGAAACAGCGGAGAAATATGAGGTGCGGTTTTTGGAAAC harbors:
- a CDS encoding acyl-CoA synthetase gives rise to the protein MNTQDLIAPPQYNIADAVEKFADIPTRTAIRWMNGEGGIREVSYSELVTKANQYAQVLRRSGLEKGDRVLIMLPRIPEAYISYLACLKAGLVAIPCSEMLRKKDLIFRMEHSGARAIVAYDQTTAEVNAINDDYEALGRKFVIGQKVNGWSPIEELAEQESEQYEGEKTSRDDMAFLSYTSGTTGNPKGVAHTHGWGYAHVETAAKNWLNVKEGDLVWATAAPGWQKWIWSPFLSTITLGATAFVYHGGFKPEAFLKILEKEKIEVLCCTPTEYRLMVSVDDLTSYDLSNLKSAVSAGEPLNRPVIEAFQNAFNINVRDGYGQTENTLLVSIQEGMEIKPGSMGTPTPGNQVEVINDEGDASPTGEVGDIAVHKDSPALFKAYYRDPERTNATYRGNWYLTGDQAYRDKDGYFWFVGRSDDIIISAGYTIGPFEVEDALVKHEAVKECAVVGVPDEIRGSVVKAYVVLREPGNVGNIEEFVSELQDHTKRLTAPYKYPRKIEFIDELPKTTSGKIRRVTLRNEAKETT
- a CDS encoding sigma 54-interacting transcriptional regulator; translation: MISNDHVKQWMKLHPVTLSKEDTLQETLVLFSEIADKELPVVADGHLLGVVTLQDCVAHVDKETDIHSIMKTDYEAVSDDFSLNDQKADGRPLYVLHEKTGALEGVIGREEMVAYYEYVREREKGAQQTIQWLKLGFDTAYEGVAIVDEKGIIQLFNDAYSRYVGVSKEEALGRPAADVIENSRLPVVLKTGVPERSQPHRLQGQELVVHRLPIWKDGRVIGAVGILVYEGVSEIQQVLQRMELLHTNETQTKKQVQTRSTVKRSVHFEDIIGESPAISKAKKISRKAAQTKAAVLITGETGVGKEPFAHAIHDMGNRNESPFVAVNCAAIPESLLESELFGYMKGAFTGTRNDGKPGKIELANGGTLFLDEIGDMPLTTQAKILRVLQEKEVDRVGGTAPIPVDFRLIAATNKDLKKLIEENKFREDLYYRLHVMPLHIASLRERKQDIPLIIADQLPKLSAENETRETTIDKEVLERMFQYHWPGNVRELLNVLERMFHLCEADHIRVEDLPEDFREQPQMTESLSEWHKRKQQQEHKLEQKQIEKVLEEVNGNKSKAAKRLGISRATLYNKLSRFNV
- a CDS encoding acyl-CoA dehydrogenase family protein, encoding MGTRLTGVPWREDLLAEPDIFTPEDLTEDEVMVAKTTEKFVDQQILPNAESLEQHDYQVERETFAAAGELGLLAIEIPEAYGGLELGKHVAGLVAENIGNGGGSFSVAYNIHSGVGTSPYINYGNDEQKQKYLSRLGSGAWVGAYALTEPSAGSDALKGKAKAVWNEDKDAWILTGEKQWITNAHLANVYVVFANTDSGMTTFIVEREMKGVSVGPEEKKMGINGTSTATLILDEVAVPRENVLGDIGKGHKIAMNTLNVARLKLAFANLGTSKRALELSVNYGKERKQFQRLLVDFPMIREKITNMNLAIFGLESLVYQSAARIDDALEKNSNEDASKVVGQFIAECASAKIQGSEVLAAVADEAVQIHGGYGFMQEYEVERIYRDARISRIFEGTNEINRLAVAKSLFSQFHDRPAEKRRAGNRNARFIDEAERRFGEIMQALADIVREDVLETQEFSRLVADMYKEISIMRAAYLRTEKAGDGAMLKQLMTDVICEEGYERVEAAVIRLWSAVAEDEGKAMSVKLRAREHVPEGQNIIKKKRNISEYVINAEKYCT